ttcatgaaattaatataaaatatttatttgatatgaaaatatgtgattttaatttgatttattttacttTGTagagaaaaatggtaaaattgcaAAGAAATGAAATGAAGTGGAGAAATAGAACCGAAGCCCAAGCCAAACAATAAGTGAAAGAGGGAATTTAATGTTGCATTTCATGTATACAATCTCTCCATTTTCATTCTCTATCTAAATCTCCATCTAAGCGCAACATGTGGCAAAGATTGATCAAAGAATTGATTGAAATTCAAAAGCTACGTTCAACATTGATCTCCCTTCCTAAATTGCAGCGACGAGTGGCAAAATCAAATGGATAATATCAATTTGATTAGTATGTTCCAGCAAAGCATACTTCGGTTTCTGATCCCAAAAATTGAGCCATTtcctattattaatttataaacGTACAGATTTTCACTTTAATTCTATTTATGACTTGATGTTACAATTGTTTCTCCAAAAAACACTATATAAAGGAGACCTCTTTTACACATTTTGTGTGTGTAATTTTCATTAGCAAAAACTAtagtaaattttagtcttattttgtctatctcttctcatattttctctttagaTTATTGTGAGAATGACTAGTATTTTTGGCTAGTTTCCTAGATAAGGTAAAGGATGAACCTATATGCAAGGTAAAatttatttgtgttttgattcaccaaatgcttaaagtttatacatttgagtaatatattttttttctatttttctctATCTCTATATCAATATATTTATCTATTTAGTATTATATAGAAATAGTCATGCTTTTTCTATGTGAATATAATTAGTACAAATATGttgatattataattttatgattagtCTTTTATTGCAATATTGTTAATAAGGTATATtgtcattcttagatttttcataagattattttcTATGTTCCTAAGGTGAGAATTGTTATTACTcgaatacattttattatatatgttcttCATGTTTTATCTTCCGATTAAATTGTAGGGAAGTGAACgatttaattgtgttatatgTGTAAATcataatccaaataaatgagccaatcataatcataatcataatccaaatatatgtgtgaatcatataggtgattcttgaaaccttatcacttttgttattaaatttttcaaccaattttattttcaatattttctcaaaaaccaCCAACAATTATTTACTGTGTGTGCTTTAGTTCTACTAATCACCTTTTGATTAAGATATCTCTCTGTGGACACGACCGCCCATACTACACTACAACAACCGCTTTGTGAAGACAAGTTTGGGTGTAATCAaattttggcaccgttgccggggaGATAGATATCAAAAGCTTAGTGGAATACACGACCAAGAGGTAAGtcattttagttttattatttgcTTTCTTTGTATGTGTGTGTAATATTGGTGTTaccatattattttattattagtattatcTTTTATATGTTTGAATCatttaccaaaaataaaaaaataaaaaaatattgttagttactaattttgtttattttgaattttgattttacacttttttttttagaaaaaaaatcgtTAGGATTTATTAGTGTTGCATATAGgactaatttgttttttttttctcttcttataGTATTAgtttcattattaaaaaaaaattaaaaaaatattagtcattaattttctttatatgttatttttatttttagcattaatttttttttaattgattgcTTCCAAATTATCATTCATTGTTAATATTATAACTATTTgtcaattaattattttgtttctaatTTTACTTTTTAGCTTTAAATTTATAGATTTAAAATTTTTAGATAATAACTTAGGTCTCATAATTTGTGTAACATTAGGTTTTAGATTGGCTTTAATTTAGGTTCTTCCTctttaactctttttttttttttttttttaaaaatcataaaattttagcATAAAACttttagtattgggaacaatAGTGTAATGCTACAAGTGGTAAAATCTGAGAGtattctgtctagaaagattggctTTTAAGGTTTGTGATAAAGTACCCTCTACACTTTCCTGGGAATTTGGTTTTGTCTAGGAAAGTGTGGGACGaagcggtaccttggcaaccttcccaatcggctTGGGAATATTTCTTGTGTATGCCTTTGTATTATTACATTTTTGAACTtgttactatttaaaaaaaaaacaagcttgTTCTTTCAAAATAAGTAAATTATTTTACTTATTGGTCATTTGGTTGAAAAGGTTTGAATTGTGATTTTTCATACTCATCTAGTAACATCGGGGAGTTCTAGTGAGGCATGTGAGATCATTTCAAATTGTCCAAATTTACCaaggaacaagtttaacaaaaaaaaaggtCTCATTTTTTAAAGTGGATGAATTGTCATAGAGATGAACTAGGGAGATTTGTTAGGAGACCTAACACCCCTAGTGACAATTCTTCTGATACATACAACATTTCCTCTCCCACCTCAACAattgctcataatcctttcgcAATGGCTCATCATGAGGAAATTCAGCAAAGAAGTCTAAATGATTATCTCCATCCTACTCGTACTCCTACCCCTTCTTGTATCATCTTTCCACCTAATATGCCTAACTTTGAatttaaacctggcatgattcaactcttgccaaATTTCCatggtttagaaaatgaaaatcctTATGTGCATATTAGGGAGTTTGAGGAGGTGGTAGCCACTTTCTATAACCAAGCTAATATCGCGGATACTGTACGATTGAAGTTTTTTCCCTTCTCTTTGAAGGATAAGGATAAAAGCTGGTTATACTCTCTGAGACCaaggtctattggaacatgggatGAAATGACATCGTCATTCTTCCACAAATACTTCCCTAACCACAAGACCAATGGCTTAAAAAGACAGATTTTTACTTTTTCCCAAAAAGACAATGAAACTCTCTATTAAGTTTGGGAAAGGTGGAACTGTTAACTCTTTGTCCCCACCATGGCTATGAAAAATGGCACCTAGTCTACGAAGGCCTCACTATTCGTGAATGCCAGTTTGTAGAAATGAtgtgcaatggtgaattccttcaaaaagatcctGAAGAAGCCTTGGAATATCTCAATGAGCTTGCAGAAAAATCTCATacctggactggtccaagtgctactgaaAGCACTAACTGAAATCGACCAGCAGGAATTTACCAATTGAGGGAGGAGGATAGCCTAAAAGCCCAAGTTTATTCCTTAACAAAGCAACTTGAGGCCTTTAAGACAAAAGGTGGGCAAGGAATTCATATGATTGCCCGAGCAGAAACACATGAGGCATGTTTTGTGTGTGGAGGAATGGATcatttagctaaggactgcttagcttttAGGGAAATCAGGGGAGTTTATGAAGAgaaatgcaatgccttaggggcctATAATAAGCCATTCTCTCATACGTACAACCCttgttggagaaaccacccaaatttcagctGGAAAGATCCCAACCAAACACAATCTTCTGGAGggcaatggagaaatgagcaccAGTCTCAACCATCAAAAGCTCAACCTGCTCCTCAATACAATGCTCCTCCTCAAAGGAGTTCTCTTGAGAACACCCTTCATTCATTCATGGAGGAGCAAGCCAAAATAAATCgtcaaatgatggaagaaatcaaggaaatgaaaagtcaattttcAAAACTGACTGGATCCTTGGTTAATTCTGAAAGAGGCAAACTTCCTTCTTCCTTCTCATCCTCAATTCAATACACAAGGGAAACATATGGCTCAAACCTCCAACTCTAACGATCAAAACGTTAAGGAGGCTAATGCCATCACAACTAGAAGTGGTAAAGCTTTGGAAGATCCACCAATACCAAATACTACTTCAAAATTTCCAAATGTTGTCTCTGAAAGTGTGCCATCCAATTCTTCTGCAAAAGTTCCATTTCCCCAGGCTCTAAGACCTACTGGGAAAATTCCTGAAAATCGAGGagaaatccttgagcacttgacacaagtgaagataaatcttcctttgcttcacatcatcaAACAAGTGCCAGCCTATGctaaaatcatcaaggatctttgcACTGTAAAAAGGAAGCAtcatgtcaagaagactgctttcttgactGAGCAACTTAGTGCGGTAATTGAACAAAAGACACCACCAAaatacaaagatcctggttgtcccaccatttcctGTCAAATTGGGACTCATGAATTTAGCCAAGCCTTGCTAGACTTAGGAGCGAGTGTCAATCTCATGCCTTTTTCTGTCTACTcacaacttggtcttggtgaaatCAAGCCTACTTCTGTAGTCTTACAGCTGGCTGATCGTTCTATTAAGAAGCCTcggggtattgttgaggatgttcTTGTTCAAGTTGACAAATTCTATTACCCCGTTGACTTTCTCATTCTGGATACTCAATCTGTGGTTAACATGTAGTCAAAAATCCCTATCATACTTGGAAGACCTTTCCTTGCTACAGCTAATGCCCTtattaactgtaggaatggtctcatgaaaatatCGTTTGGGAATATGACTCTCGAGGTCAATATTTTTCATGTTGCAAAGCAACCACATGATGATGGTGATGAGTGTTATCAGAAATTTCTGATTGACACGCTCATTCCTGAGGAGATTCAATTGCAAAGAAATTCTGATGATCTTGATGAACTCCTATCTTTTTCTGAAAGTTCTGGTTTTCATGAGTCAATTAATGAAATTTCTTGTTACAAAGACTCACAAAACAGAAGAACAAAGTTTTGGCAACCttgctttgaagagctacctagTGAAAGGGAAAAGCCAAAACCTTCTGCTGAAGAGGTTCCTATTGTTAAGTTAGCCCAACTACCTGAGGGTTTAAAACATGTCTTCTTGGGAGATGGCGATACCTTTCCTGTTATCATTTCGTCCAAACTTGATCCTTCACAAGAAATTAAGCTAATTAAGCTACTACAAAAGCTTAAATCTGCATTAGGTTGGACGATCGCTGATATTAAAGgcattagccctttaatttgctcccatcgaatcaatctggaggaTGGGGCAATCCCTCGAAGAGAACCTCAAAGAAGATtgaaccccacaatgaaagaagttgtGAAAAATGAAGTGCTGAAACATCTGGATGCTGACATCATTTATCCAGTGGCTGATAGCAAATGGGTTagtcccagattccacagccagcacctgcaaactggcagcagttgtttagtgatttgcaggatatagtgttgaaacaaggggaggagcttcgtctcctgaggcagcaacaagtgcctgcgtGGTTAATGtaccagaggcaccttctgtgtcggtgctAGTTATTGGGCAGCAGCCTGGAGTTGAAAATatattggaacctctttatgagcggttcaggaaacagcaacctcctgtttttgaaggcagcgctgatcctattaaagctgaacaatggatgagaaTGCTTaacactatccttgactttatgaaggtagtgggtagtgagagggtggcctgtgctgcttATATGTTTCGAGAAGATGCCcggatatggtgggaagtggttggtcagaccaaagatgttaatctcctgagctgggaggaatttcagaccttgtttaatgaaaagtactataatgatgctataagagcggcgaaggccgatgagtttatgaggctacttcagggaagcttatcagttactgagtatgccttaaagtttgaccgtttggcaaagtttgccaaagagctggtgcccactgatgggaccaggagagagagattcctccaggggctacagcccaggttagctcgtgacgttcgcatcaccactgtggcaggagtcactacttatgcacaggtggtggagaaggcactcaccgctgagagtgcagagattaagatctggcgtgacaatgcagccagaagggatttcaggaggccaagtcctccatttgttggttctggtagggggtgttggccccagtgatcagaagaggaaggttcctgataccttcccagttccaggttctgacaggagacctcgtggtgttacaataggtcgtcctgggagcaatgaagcctggaaggctcgtcctgaatgccctaggtgcaagaggcgccatttgggagagtgtagggcaaagatCTGCTTTctatgtggagtagtgggtcaccttaagaaagattgccctcagatgGGGAAAGAggaacccagaaaggtggacagctcggccccagctcgagtgttcacgttgactcaagcagaagctgaggcttccccctcagttgttacaggtcagcttcttagtgcagggaCCCCTTATcgtgtgttaattgattctggtgctacacattcctttgttgctagtagcattattgataggttgtgtagaccttgtgatttctatgctgtggggtttggtactttgttacccactggggagatagtggtatccaggagatgggtcagatctttgccagtgacagtagagggcagagagttgtcagtggatttgatagagttagttatgactgactttgatatgatactgggtatggattggttggcaaagtatggggcaactattgactgcagaaggaagatggtcacctttgagcctgaaggtgaggatccttttgtattcgttggtactgtgcatggaccccgtgttcctatgatttctgtgttgagggccagggatcttttgCAAAGAGGATGCAttagattcttagccagtgtggttgacaccactcaggtcatgtcagtgagaccagaggatactagacttgtatgtgagtttctggatgtgtttccagaagatttgccagggttgccaccacacagggagattgagttcgttatagaactggcaccagggacggagccagtgtctagagcaccatacagaatggccccagctgagttgaaggaattgatagtgcagttgcaagagctgctagatatgggtttcatcaggcctagtttctcaccctggggtgcgccagttctgtttgtaaagaagaaagatggttctctgaggatgtgtatagattacagggaactgaataagttgacaattaagaatacgtatcctttgccaaggatagatgacctgttcgatcagtttcaaggtaagaaggtattctctaagatcgaccttcgttctggttatcatcagttgagggtcaaggagggagatataccgaagactgcttttcgtaccaggcatgggcattatgagtttctagttatgtcatttgggttgactaatgctcctgctgctttcatggatatgatgaacagagtgttcaaggattacttagaccagtttgtgatcgtcttcatcgatgatattcttgtgtattctcagactgagttggaacatgagcagcatctgaggttggttctacagagactgagagaacatagattgtttgctaaatccaagaagtgtgagttctggttgtctcaggtatcctttcttggacatattgtcagtaaggaggggattaaggtggatccagcaaagatcgaagcggtcagagattggccaaggccaaagaatgcttctgaggttagaagtttccttggattggcaggtttttacaggcggttcgtggaagggttcttgaagattgcaagtgctttgactgagctgacatgcaagagccagaagtttgtgtggttagataagtgtgagaacagcttccaggaactgaagcagagattgattacaactccgattctgagtcttccgacagaccaggagaagtttgtgatttactgtgatgcatctcatcagggtttgggctgtgttttgatgcaattaaagaggatgttctggctggagcatccagagattatacagtgtctgaggtaggcttgttgagatacaaagggcggatatgtgtttcgttagacactgcattgaggcgagagattctggatgaatctcatactacaccttactctttgcatccaggcaccacaaagatgtaccaggatgtgagatcgttatattggtggccggggatgaagagagatgtagtagaatatgtggctaagtgcttgacatgtcaacaggtcaaggctgagcatcagaggccggcagggtcactgcagcctctggatattcctgagtggaagtgggaagacatcacgatggattttgtggtgggcttgcccaagactactggtcagcatgattctgtttgggtgatagtggatcgctacaccaagtcagctcactttctaccggtgaggactacatatacagttgatcagtatgcagatctctatgtgagagagatcgtgtggctccatggtgcacctaggtcgatcgtgtcagatcgggaccccacttttacttccaagttctgggggagtttgcagaaagccatggggacaaagttgaggttcagtacagcttattatcctcagacagatggacaatctgagaggacgatccagattttggaggacatgctgagagcatgtgtactggatttcggtggttcatggagtaagtatctgcctttgatagaattctcctacaacaacagttaccaatctaccattggagtagcaccttatgagatgctatatggtaggaagtgcatatctccaattcattgggatgagacaggagaaaggtggtacttaggtcctgatgcagttcagaggaccagtgaggctatagagaagattagagctagaatgcttgcttctcagagtagatagaagagaaatgctgatcccaagcgcaggaacgtggagttccaggtaggagactatgttttcctcagagtctcgccgtggaaaggggtgagaaggtttgggaagaaaggcaagctgagtcctagatttgtaggtccatttgagatcctggagaggattggtcaggtggcttacagattggctttgcctccggcgttgtctgccgtgcataatgtgtttcatgtatcagctcttcggaggtatgtatctgatgtgggccatattctgagttatgaagatctggagcttgagccagatctctcctttgaggagcagccagttcagatacttgatagaaaggacaaggtcctcaggaataagacaatacctttggttaaggtattgtggaggaacagcaaggtcgaggaggcgacctgggagctagagtcagatatgcagagtcagtatcccgagctgttcaggtaaattttggggacgaaatttcagtaaggaggggatagttgtaatgccccgaattctccgttgggtttaacggcgtgaacagtaggccgggagggccatacttgcttaattatgctattaattgattaaatgcatgtatatgttgattatattatgatatgatgtgaaatgcatgcatgtgagtccatatttttatccacaggggtgtgatggtaatttggcccgtttagggtaaattgattatttgttcacatgttggtgatataatttgagaccacattatgatgtgggtttgttcgagctatttggcatgagacgatcaaggaatgttaattatcggtttggtcataacgggcttaagctcggggctcggggtgagtctcggggtgttttaatgattaaagTATTACCGGGcgttaaagggtaatgggatatgaaatattggagtttgagaatattgagatcagcgggaattgggaagcgttaattatgattaacggtgtaggtggaaagtaccaaaaaattgcccttgagttggctttagagacttttaaagacctaggggtataatggtctttggGTTGGATATATATgagcttggaaggctgtagagaaaacagaaccaaaacagagtgtaagtttcttccttcccgtaccttcattTTCCTTGCTTCTtctttggagattttgagctcaaggggtggaactaagctaggaaatcaaggggcttaagttatagacttggttcagccattggagagggttcaattccaggtttgaggtaagctttgtcCATTAACTTGCTAGTTTATCTCTGTTTTAGTGTTAGACTTCAGCTTGTGCTTTTatggtggattgttggaatcaagggaagttcttgggatgttttacttgggttatgatgagggatagttatgggtgatgtttggtggtttaaatgggtgtttgagagaggtttgggtggtgtttaaattgggtttgaagggttggttctaagagaaatcgtagaggaagaaaaacaggggttttggctgaactgggtgttgcgccgcggcatggcaggggtgagccgcggcccttgggagctgctgggtttaggcgcctctgtttgaggggcgggccgcggcatggccgaggagggccgcggcccttaaggtatTTTTGGCCAAAGTGAGCTTTTTAGCATGGGAATGTAatcctaaggcctcgggattgaacctattacccggttgagtagtgtttgaggtcccggaggttaggttttggtttgggaaccttttattattcattttattgatggaatcccataatttggttatgaccaggtaatcgctaaaggaccaaagggtcgatcgttctcagggtcactcttttatttgttcttgctcggaccagaggtaagaaaactgcaccccaagtgtgacatgcatggatatttgtgaggcatgttggttatgtaatatggacatggattgaacatggaatgcttagcatatgttgttcacaTGAGCATAGCACTgcctaattagtcaggtttggcaaaggtgctagtatcaactgtgaagctgtgactgattagtcaggttcggcagtggtactgggcactggtcacgttgcattgacttgtcagtcagaattggcaaaggtgttagtgtcagctgtgaagctgtgacttattagtcaagttcggcggtgatactggacactggtcacttagcgctgacttattagtcaaggatggacttagcgtagttcacgcaagccaacggagattagatctaatcgaccattagcattgaatgactcaaagagcgttaatgcctgaccgaccctgagggtcgatgactaaacagagcttggaggctagtggcttacccagcagccactctcctgctagaaaagagagcttggaggctagtggcttacttaacagccactctcccgctaaaatcatgtgatgttcatttgcttgttgaaagctttatgttcagtatgattataatgataatcatttgataacgtttatgagaagtgttatgttttcttgctgggctttggctcatgggtgctatgtggtgtaggtaaagggaaagagaagctcacctagccttgagttgagagctgatgtggtggtgtgtacatatgcggccgcttgaccaccacgatcaaggtgttctcagaggaactagggggtttaccctacttttgccgcttaggtcggcgggattgtaaatttaaaactgtaatgaccattttgaactgagaaccacttgtaaatgttttgtttagcttagcagagcagtttgtaataaatcttcatttcctttttattggttttataccttaacctgttaattacacctagagcacgtttttgaccaaaggactcgggtaacgagtcaaatttccggtccaccattcaccgtaactgttctggggtagccagggcgttacaacttggtatcagagccttgacccagtcggaagtgtggccgacagggacgtcgggcccgtaagggtgggggtgattgtgacagtcaaaatcccgtgatccgtaaggggaaagaccgggtaagctgtgcaatcccacaccgcctggggaaggtcaagtgtgatgattctaagactgtgtaggtatgggactacacagttgaagagggcttaaatggattgataggtactatctatatcaggaaggtgcatcttcttttcggtagcccatcacttgagaactccatggttaagcgtgcttggcctggagtaatctagggatgggtgacctcctgggaa
The Humulus lupulus chromosome 6, drHumLupu1.1, whole genome shotgun sequence DNA segment above includes these coding regions:
- the LOC133784931 gene encoding uncharacterized protein LOC133784931, whose product is MDHLAKDCLAFREIRGVYEEKCNALGAYNKPFSHTYNPCWRNHPNFSWKDPNQTQSSGGQWRNEHQSQPSKAQPAPQYNAPPQRSSLENTLHSFMEEQAKINRQMMEEIKEMKSQFSKLTGSLEANAITTRSGKALEDPPIPNTTSKFPNVVSESVPSNSSAKVPFPQALRPTGKIPENRGEILEHLTQHHVKKTAFLTEQLSAVIEQKTPPKYKDPGCPTISCQIGTHEFSQALLDLGASVNLMPFSVYSQLGLGEIKPTSVVLQLADRSIKKPRGIVEDVLVQVDKFYYPVDFLILDTQSVVNM